In Chlamydiales bacterium STE3, one genomic interval encodes:
- a CDS encoding UDP-N-acetylglucosamine 4,6-dehydratase (inverting) (Product derived from UniProtKB/Swiss-Prot:Q5QKR8;Gene name derived from UniProtKB/Swiss-Prot:Q5QKR8;EC number derived from UniProtKB/Swiss-Prot:Q5QKR8): MTDPAFFKGKNILITGGTGSFGRAFTKKLLTHHQPNKIIIFSRDEWKQWEMKGSNPLFQDQRMRYFLGDVRDYKRLVRAFNEVDIVIHAAALKQVPAAEYNPSEFIKTNVLGAMNIIDAAIECGVKKVLALSSDKAVNPVNLYGATKLCADKLFVAGNAYVGARGYPTFCVVRYGNVAASRGSIIPLWLKMIANGRKSLPVTDPRMTRFWITLDQAVDLVVDCSQNALGGEVFVPKLPSVKIIDIANAIAPGEPVEILGVREGEKLHELMIGSDDSRHTLDFGPYYVIVPEFTFQDKGLLGKFLGQRSHQGLPDGFVYGSDTNPVWLDKEEIRAQIDRLSRHEDY; the protein is encoded by the coding sequence ATGACAGATCCAGCTTTTTTTAAAGGAAAAAACATTCTCATCACAGGCGGTACGGGGAGCTTTGGACGGGCTTTTACAAAAAAGTTGTTAACGCACCATCAACCTAACAAAATCATCATTTTTAGTCGCGATGAGTGGAAACAGTGGGAAATGAAAGGCTCCAACCCTCTTTTTCAAGACCAGCGCATGCGTTATTTTCTAGGAGATGTTCGTGACTACAAACGGTTGGTCAGAGCTTTTAATGAAGTGGATATCGTCATTCATGCAGCAGCTTTAAAACAAGTTCCCGCAGCAGAGTATAACCCTTCAGAGTTCATCAAAACAAATGTTTTGGGGGCTATGAATATCATCGATGCAGCAATTGAATGTGGTGTCAAAAAAGTTTTAGCGCTCTCTTCTGATAAAGCCGTGAATCCAGTGAATCTCTACGGAGCAACCAAGCTATGTGCCGACAAGCTCTTCGTCGCCGGTAATGCCTATGTCGGAGCAAGGGGCTATCCAACCTTTTGCGTTGTGCGCTATGGCAATGTGGCGGCAAGCCGAGGGAGTATCATTCCCCTCTGGCTTAAGATGATCGCCAACGGCCGTAAGTCCCTGCCTGTCACAGACCCGCGCATGACGCGGTTTTGGATCACCCTCGACCAGGCCGTAGATCTTGTTGTCGATTGTTCACAAAACGCCTTAGGGGGAGAAGTGTTTGTTCCTAAGCTGCCTAGTGTCAAGATCATCGACATCGCTAATGCTATTGCACCAGGGGAGCCCGTCGAGATTCTCGGCGTGAGAGAGGGAGAGAAGCTGCATGAGCTGATGATTGGTTCGGATGATTCGCGCCACACTCTCGATTTTGGTCCTTACTATGTGATTGTTCCTGAATTTACGTTTCAGGACAAGGGGCTGCTGGGGAAGTTCCTAGGCCAGCGGAGCCATCAGGGCCTTCCCGATGGGTTTGTCTATGGGTCGGACACCAATCCCGTCTGGCTAGATAAAGAGGAAATTCGAGCGCAGATCGATCGGTTGTCAAGACATGAGGACTATTAA